Proteins from a genomic interval of Chroococcidiopsis thermalis PCC 7203:
- a CDS encoding histone deacetylase family protein → MLAVIYSDEFLEHKTGRFHPEKPERISAIASALQHTSFAHQLEWRSPVTDPQRAIAWLEKVHSPHHIQSVRELATQGGGYLDLDTPVSPRSYDVALLAVNAWLDGIDYTLATNNPAFVLSRPPGHHAESDRGMGFCLFSNAAIAAHYALEQPNINHVAILDWDVHHGNGTQAIVEHHPQIAFCSLHQSPCYPGTGAAAETGAHNNVLNLPLPPGSTIADYQPVFETQVIPFLTQFQPDLLIVSAGYDANAADPLAEMYLQPQDYGLFTEFCLKITHRIVFGLEGGYDLPALSQSVVATIERCLF, encoded by the coding sequence ATGTTGGCTGTCATCTATTCTGACGAGTTTCTCGAACACAAAACGGGACGGTTTCACCCAGAAAAACCAGAACGCATCAGCGCGATCGCATCTGCTTTACAACATACTAGCTTTGCTCACCAACTAGAATGGCGATCGCCTGTGACAGACCCCCAAAGGGCGATCGCGTGGTTGGAAAAAGTCCATTCACCCCATCACATTCAATCTGTTCGAGAACTTGCCACCCAAGGCGGCGGCTATTTGGATCTCGATACTCCTGTATCTCCCCGTAGCTACGATGTCGCACTATTAGCAGTCAATGCTTGGTTGGACGGGATCGATTACACGTTGGCGACAAATAACCCTGCTTTTGTCCTCTCTCGTCCGCCTGGACATCATGCCGAAAGCGATCGCGGTATGGGATTTTGTCTATTTTCCAACGCGGCGATCGCGGCTCATTATGCCTTAGAACAGCCCAACATCAACCACGTAGCAATTTTAGACTGGGACGTACACCACGGTAACGGAACTCAGGCGATCGTCGAGCATCACCCCCAAATTGCTTTTTGTTCCTTACATCAGTCTCCCTGCTATCCTGGCACTGGTGCAGCCGCCGAAACAGGCGCGCACAACAACGTCCTCAACCTACCCCTCCCTCCAGGTAGCACGATTGCTGACTACCAACCAGTGTTTGAAACTCAAGTGATACCATTTTTAACTCAGTTTCAACCCGATCTACTGATTGTCAGTGCTGGATACGACGCTAATGCCGCCGATCCTCTAGCAGAAATGTACCTGCAACCGCAAGATTACGGATTATTTACGGAATTTTGTCTGAAGATTACTCACCGGATTGTCTTCGGTCTAGAAGGAGGTTACGATCTCCCTGCCCTGTCTCAATCTGTAGTAGCTACAATCGAACGGTGTCTTTTTTAG
- the gyrA gene encoding DNA topoisomerase (ATP-hydrolyzing) subunit A, giving the protein MTIIPTDLRNEMSRSYLEYAMSVIVGRALPDARDGLKPVHRRILYAMHELGLTADRPFRKCARVVGEVLGKYHPHGDTAVYDALVRMAQDFSMRSPLIAGHGNFGSVDNDPPAAMRYTECRLQALTENALLQDIEAETVDFIDNFDGSQQEPIVLPARIPQLLLNGSSGIAVGMATNIPPHNLGELIDGVVALIHNPEISDRQLMQYIPGPDFPTGGKILGTSGIHEAFTTGRGSITMRGVAEIETVEQRGRPEREAIIITQLPYQTNKAALIEKIAELVNDKRIEGIADIRDESDRDGMRIVIELKRDAYPRVVLNNLYKQTPLQANFGANMLALVNNEPQLLTLKQFLHVFLEFRVESITRRTRYELRKAEERDHILQGLLIALLNLDEIIAAIRSAADTTTAKQQLIDTHGLSEAQADAILQMQLRRLTALEAEKIRQEHEDLQVQIADLKDILARRERILEIIETEITQIKQAHATPRRTEIEPAEGEFDAIDLIANEKAVILLTEQGYIKRMPLDTFEAQSRATRGKSGTRMKEDDGVDHFLTCCDHDSVLFFSDRGVVYSLKAYQIPVGSRTSRGVPIVQMLPIPKEERITSIVPVSEFTSEEYLVMLTKGGYIKKTELAAFTNIRANGLIAISLEEGDQLRWVRRARVEDSIIIGSRFGMAIHFRTSHEQLRPLGRATRGVKAMKLKEGDELIGMDIIASAVLAASHMEEADPAEAEVEETEIVETETEENGEIANATQGPWVLIVTMAGYGKRVPVSQFKLYNRATKGKIATKFKQNRKFKDKLAALMVVNEGDELMLITTRGIIIRQSTDAIPRQSRSATGVRVQRLDEDDAIAAVALVPSDVSDEAAAC; this is encoded by the coding sequence ATGACCATCATTCCAACCGATCTGCGGAACGAAATGTCGCGGTCTTACCTGGAATACGCCATGAGCGTAATTGTAGGTAGGGCGCTACCAGATGCCAGGGATGGTCTGAAACCCGTGCATCGCCGAATTCTTTACGCCATGCATGAGTTGGGATTAACGGCAGACCGTCCGTTCCGTAAATGCGCCCGTGTTGTGGGGGAGGTACTAGGTAAATATCATCCCCACGGCGATACGGCTGTGTATGATGCCTTGGTACGGATGGCGCAGGATTTCTCCATGCGATCGCCCCTGATTGCAGGGCATGGTAACTTTGGCTCGGTGGATAACGATCCCCCAGCGGCAATGCGTTACACCGAATGTCGCTTGCAGGCATTAACTGAAAATGCTTTGTTACAGGACATTGAAGCCGAAACTGTAGACTTTATCGACAACTTCGACGGTTCCCAGCAGGAACCGATTGTTTTACCTGCGAGAATTCCCCAACTTTTGCTCAACGGGTCTTCGGGAATTGCCGTGGGGATGGCGACAAATATTCCGCCGCATAACTTGGGCGAATTAATTGACGGTGTAGTGGCGCTGATTCACAATCCAGAAATTAGCGATCGCCAGTTGATGCAATATATCCCTGGTCCCGACTTCCCTACGGGTGGAAAAATCTTGGGAACGTCGGGGATTCACGAAGCGTTTACCACCGGTCGCGGTTCAATTACGATGCGCGGCGTGGCGGAGATCGAAACGGTCGAACAACGAGGACGACCGGAACGGGAAGCAATTATCATTACTCAACTGCCTTACCAAACTAACAAGGCAGCCTTAATTGAAAAAATTGCCGAACTCGTTAATGACAAGCGGATTGAAGGGATTGCCGATATTCGGGATGAAAGCGATCGCGATGGGATGAGAATCGTGATCGAACTTAAGCGCGATGCCTATCCCCGCGTCGTTCTCAACAACCTCTACAAGCAAACTCCGCTTCAAGCTAACTTTGGTGCGAATATGCTGGCGTTGGTCAACAACGAACCCCAGCTATTGACTTTAAAACAGTTTCTTCACGTCTTCTTAGAGTTTCGCGTTGAATCAATTACCCGCCGCACCCGTTACGAACTGAGGAAAGCTGAAGAACGGGATCATATCCTGCAAGGGTTACTGATTGCCTTACTCAACCTAGATGAGATCATTGCTGCAATCCGCAGTGCTGCCGATACAACTACGGCAAAACAGCAATTAATCGATACTCATGGACTATCGGAAGCCCAAGCTGATGCAATTTTACAAATGCAGTTGCGGCGACTGACAGCACTAGAAGCAGAGAAAATTCGTCAAGAACACGAAGATTTACAAGTCCAAATTGCCGATTTAAAAGATATCTTGGCACGGCGAGAGCGGATTTTAGAAATCATCGAAACTGAAATCACCCAAATCAAACAAGCCCACGCCACCCCTCGCCGCACGGAAATCGAACCTGCTGAAGGGGAATTCGATGCGATTGACTTAATCGCCAACGAGAAAGCAGTAATTCTGTTGACGGAACAAGGCTACATCAAGCGGATGCCCTTAGATACCTTTGAAGCTCAAAGTCGGGCAACGCGAGGTAAATCGGGGACGCGAATGAAAGAGGATGATGGTGTCGATCACTTCCTCACCTGCTGCGACCACGACAGCGTTTTATTCTTCAGCGATCGCGGTGTCGTCTACTCCCTCAAAGCCTATCAAATTCCCGTGGGATCGCGTACCAGTCGGGGCGTGCCAATCGTGCAAATGCTGCCGATCCCTAAAGAAGAAAGGATTACTTCCATCGTCCCAGTTAGTGAATTTACTAGCGAAGAATACTTGGTAATGCTAACTAAAGGCGGTTACATCAAGAAAACCGAACTCGCAGCTTTCACCAATATTCGGGCAAACGGATTGATTGCAATTTCCCTAGAAGAAGGCGATCAATTGCGTTGGGTACGTAGGGCGCGAGTCGAAGATAGTATTATCATCGGTTCTCGCTTTGGCATGGCAATTCACTTTAGAACCAGTCACGAACAATTGCGTCCTTTAGGTAGAGCCACCCGGGGCGTGAAAGCCATGAAACTCAAAGAGGGAGACGAACTAATCGGCATGGATATCATTGCCAGTGCCGTACTTGCTGCTTCCCATATGGAAGAAGCCGACCCCGCTGAAGCCGAAGTCGAAGAAACCGAAATCGTCGAAACCGAAACTGAGGAGAATGGTGAAATAGCTAATGCTACTCAAGGTCCTTGGGTATTGATTGTGACAATGGCAGGATATGGCAAGCGCGTCCCCGTCTCCCAATTCAAGTTGTACAATCGTGCCACCAAAGGCAAAATTGCGACGAAATTCAAGCAAAATCGCAAATTCAAAGACAAGCTAGCAGCCTTGATGGTAGTCAATGAAGGCGACGAATTAATGCTGATCACGACTCGCGGCATTATCATTCGTCAATCCAC